From Calditrichota bacterium, one genomic window encodes:
- a CDS encoding helix-turn-helix domain-containing protein — MNPQHKVFCIGFSYLLFDLIKYGKHKYVFTFEKHCFNIQNKIRDEKPSLIILFSQNIHYLELCKKLNEQCFKNIPIIYITEETSLYSKLQILELGVDAYLLQPICIQELMIRINSLIKKQADKIGNEPPKIDLFLKEVNQQIEKNIDNPLFDTSLLALSLNLSRSQLYKKLKQKTGKSTTAYVRDYKLNKAKNLIEANYGSVSQVALEVGFNSFNYFSIQFKKQFGFTPSSLQKS, encoded by the coding sequence ATGAATCCCCAACATAAAGTTTTTTGTATAGGATTTTCGTATTTGCTCTTTGATTTAATAAAGTATGGAAAGCATAAATATGTTTTTACATTTGAGAAACATTGTTTCAATATCCAAAACAAAATCCGCGATGAAAAACCCTCGTTAATAATTCTTTTTTCTCAAAACATTCACTATTTAGAGCTTTGCAAAAAACTAAATGAACAATGTTTTAAGAACATACCAATAATTTACATTACTGAAGAAACCTCTTTATACAGCAAGCTACAAATTCTGGAATTAGGTGTGGATGCTTATCTTTTGCAGCCTATTTGTATTCAGGAATTGATGATACGTATTAACTCTTTGATAAAGAAACAAGCTGACAAGATAGGAAATGAACCTCCAAAGATAGATTTATTTCTTAAAGAGGTTAACCAGCAAATTGAGAAAAATATTGATAATCCTTTATTTGATACTTCACTTCTTGCTTTATCGTTAAACCTCAGCAGAAGCCAGCTTTATAAAAAATTAAAGCAGAAAACTGGAAAATCGACCACAGCTTACGTGCGCGATTATAAGCTTAATAAAGCCAAAAACTTAATTGAAGCAAATTATGGTTCAGTTTCCCAGGTGGCTTTAGAAGTTGGTTTTAACAGTTTTAATTATTTTTCCATCCAATTTAAAAAACAGTTTGGTTTCACGCCTTCCTCCCTCCAAAAATCCTGA
- a CDS encoding heavy-metal-associated domain-containing protein, producing the protein MMCEGCENTVVNAIKSVDGVDSAEASHQYGSVQVSYDASKTDPLFINMAINNTHYKVVE; encoded by the coding sequence ATGATGTGTGAAGGTTGTGAAAATACTGTTGTCAATGCTATAAAATCTGTTGATGGTGTTGACAGCGCCGAAGCTTCACATCAGTATGGTAGCGTTCAAGTAAGTTATGATGCCTCAAAAACAGATCCTCTATTTATAAACATGGCTATAAATAATACCCATTATAAAGTTGTTGAATAG
- a CDS encoding Trm112 family protein — translation MDKKLLDILCCPKTKVDVVELDQNEVSEINGQIEAGSLKYVEGKKVEKPLQEGLITKDKKTVYRIDDDIPIMLIEMGIPMK, via the coding sequence ATAGATAAAAAACTGCTCGATATTCTTTGCTGTCCTAAAACAAAAGTTGATGTTGTAGAATTAGACCAAAATGAAGTGAGTGAAATAAACGGCCAAATTGAAGCCGGTTCATTAAAGTATGTTGAAGGTAAAAAAGTTGAAAAGCCTCTTCAGGAAGGTCTAATCACAAAGGACAAAAAAACCGTTTACAGAATTGATGATGACATTCCCATCATGCTAATTGAAATGGGAATCCCCATGAAATAA
- a CDS encoding efflux RND transporter permease subunit — protein sequence MKITNISLKYKTSVFVLLAILIFSGLVSYNNLAVESFPSIEQPFVIVAVPYTGVSPEDMETLVANPLEKKIKEITKIKKISSASLEGYTNITIEFESDIEVDDAVRKVREKVDQARPDLPDDIEEPVVQEVNMENFPIMLVSIVGNQSLVRLKKIAEDLQDKFEQITGVLEVNISGGLEREVKVNLNARRLEYYNLGTKDVTDAIRNENITTPGGSIDGGGLKYTVRIPGEFDTVDELQTIVVKHVNGQPVYLRDLADVKFGFKEQTSYSRLNNQPSVTISILKRSGENIINIATEVKAILEEDSKNFPAQTHYVISNDQSKDIKVMVNDLENNIISGLLLVVLVLYFFMGTRNGVLVGIAIPISMVISFIVIEAIGFTLNMMVLFSLILALGMLVDNAIVIVENIYRHHLEGKSLMQAAKDGTAEVGMAVVTSTITTLGAFAPLVFWSGFIGEFMSFLPITLIITLSSSLLVGLVFNPTLSSSFLRIERNLENLPGDKFLRWLTPLYEKTLDWALHNRVSRALVMLMAGGGFIFMLVIFVMFNHGIEFFPDLEPRAAWIKVDMPIGSRLQSSNNVVKEIEKRIVDTPDMKYYIADVGNQTDPNDMSGQSAGTLHKSQVTVELHDKHLRSQNSFITLKVVADKLKDIPGAQIDVTKPPDGPPTGAAVEIQLKGEDFDILDNISADIQELIRDVDGLVKLKDNYEKGKPEITIRIDREKASLFGLNTFEIANVIRTAVNGTEASKFRVGKDEYDITVRFDKDFRASYSDILNLSIFYEGKHYPLANFATVELGSGLTRVNHVDRDRVITINGDAFGRSSSEILREVKEKLADFEMPVGYTFSFAGQDEQEQESMDFLANAFMIALFLIFFVLVSQFNSLILPVVIMASVFLSFFGIFFGLLVTGYPFGIIMTGIGIISLAGVVVNNAIVLIDYIQKLRARGMAKTAAIIQAGKTRLRPVLLTAITTILGLLPLTIGLNIDFIGMLKFDFHNVIEWGAESSQWWANMGVAVIFGLLFATALTLVIVPVMYHLLTGMADWASNLFGKKEKKLAA from the coding sequence ATGAAAATTACAAACATAAGTTTAAAATATAAAACAAGCGTTTTTGTATTGCTTGCAATCCTTATTTTCTCCGGATTGGTCTCTTATAATAATTTGGCGGTAGAATCTTTCCCTTCAATTGAGCAGCCTTTTGTGATAGTTGCCGTTCCTTATACAGGTGTATCTCCCGAGGATATGGAAACGCTCGTAGCTAACCCGCTTGAGAAAAAAATAAAAGAAATTACAAAAATCAAGAAAATATCCTCGGCGAGCCTTGAGGGTTATACTAATATTACCATTGAGTTTGAATCGGATATTGAGGTTGATGACGCGGTAAGAAAAGTACGTGAAAAAGTAGATCAGGCAAGACCGGATTTACCTGATGATATCGAAGAACCGGTTGTCCAGGAAGTTAATATGGAAAATTTTCCAATCATGCTGGTTTCAATTGTTGGTAACCAATCCCTGGTGCGGCTAAAGAAAATCGCGGAGGATTTGCAGGACAAATTTGAACAAATTACTGGGGTTTTAGAAGTAAACATTTCCGGTGGGTTGGAAAGGGAAGTGAAAGTAAACCTAAATGCCCGACGTCTGGAATATTACAATCTTGGCACAAAAGATGTGACAGATGCAATTAGAAATGAGAATATCACCACACCAGGTGGATCGATTGATGGTGGCGGCCTCAAATATACTGTTCGCATCCCTGGTGAGTTTGACACTGTTGACGAACTTCAAACGATTGTTGTAAAACATGTAAACGGGCAACCCGTCTATTTGAGAGACCTGGCAGATGTAAAGTTTGGTTTTAAGGAGCAAACTAGCTATTCGCGATTAAATAATCAGCCTTCCGTCACTATTTCTATTTTAAAAAGAAGCGGTGAAAATATTATTAATATCGCAACTGAAGTAAAGGCCATCCTTGAAGAAGACTCTAAAAATTTTCCTGCACAAACCCATTATGTGATTAGTAATGATCAATCCAAAGATATAAAAGTGATGGTTAATGATCTTGAAAATAATATCATTTCAGGATTGTTGCTGGTTGTACTGGTGCTATATTTTTTTATGGGAACGCGCAATGGTGTTCTTGTTGGAATTGCCATTCCCATTTCCATGGTAATTTCATTTATTGTGATTGAAGCAATCGGTTTTACATTAAACATGATGGTTCTTTTTAGCTTAATACTGGCGTTGGGGATGTTGGTTGATAATGCTATTGTAATCGTTGAAAATATATACCGTCACCACTTGGAAGGTAAGTCTTTAATGCAAGCCGCAAAAGATGGGACCGCTGAAGTTGGGATGGCGGTAGTGACCTCAACAATTACAACATTGGGAGCGTTTGCACCTCTTGTATTTTGGTCTGGTTTTATTGGTGAATTTATGAGCTTTTTGCCAATAACGCTTATCATCACTTTATCGTCTTCGTTATTGGTTGGCCTTGTATTTAACCCAACTTTATCATCCAGTTTTTTACGGATCGAGAGAAATCTCGAAAACCTTCCTGGTGACAAGTTTTTACGCTGGCTTACGCCACTATATGAAAAAACATTGGACTGGGCTTTGCATAACCGGGTCAGTAGGGCATTGGTAATGCTTATGGCAGGAGGCGGTTTTATTTTCATGCTTGTCATTTTTGTAATGTTTAACCATGGTATTGAGTTTTTCCCTGATCTTGAACCACGAGCTGCATGGATAAAAGTTGATATGCCAATTGGATCGAGATTACAATCCTCTAACAATGTTGTAAAAGAGATTGAGAAACGAATTGTCGATACACCTGATATGAAATATTACATAGCAGATGTTGGTAACCAGACAGATCCAAATGATATGTCCGGACAATCAGCGGGTACGCTACATAAATCGCAGGTAACTGTAGAATTACACGATAAGCATTTACGCAGCCAAAACTCGTTTATAACATTGAAAGTTGTTGCAGATAAATTGAAAGATATTCCTGGCGCCCAAATAGATGTGACTAAGCCACCAGATGGACCACCAACGGGTGCGGCTGTGGAAATTCAATTAAAAGGCGAAGATTTTGATATTCTGGATAATATTTCTGCTGATATCCAGGAATTAATCAGGGATGTTGACGGTCTTGTAAAATTAAAAGATAACTACGAAAAAGGGAAGCCTGAAATTACTATTAGAATTGATCGTGAAAAAGCATCATTATTTGGACTTAATACTTTTGAAATTGCAAATGTAATCCGTACAGCAGTAAATGGAACAGAAGCTTCAAAGTTCAGGGTTGGAAAAGATGAATATGATATTACGGTTCGTTTTGATAAGGATTTCCGTGCAAGCTATTCGGATATTTTGAACCTGAGCATTTTCTATGAAGGCAAACATTACCCGTTGGCCAATTTTGCCACGGTTGAACTTGGATCGGGTTTAACCCGAGTTAACCATGTGGACCGTGACCGTGTTATTACGATTAATGGTGATGCTTTTGGCCGTAGCTCCTCGGAAATTCTACGTGAAGTAAAAGAAAAATTAGCAGATTTTGAAATGCCTGTGGGATATACTTTTTCTTTTGCAGGCCAGGATGAGCAAGAGCAGGAGTCGATGGATTTTCTGGCAAATGCTTTTATGATTGCACTTTTCCTGATTTTCTTTGTGTTGGTTTCACAATTTAATTCATTGATTTTACCGGTCGTTATTATGGCCTCAGTTTTCTTATCATTTTTTGGAATATTTTTTGGCTTACTTGTAACTGGATATCCGTTTGGTATCATCATGACAGGGATTGGGATTATATCGCTTGCAGGAGTGGTGGTAAACAATGCCATTGTTCTAATTGATTATATCCAAAAATTGCGAGCTCGGGGTATGGCCAAAACAGCAGCAATAATCCAGGCCGGAAAAACAAGGTTGCGTCCTGTGCTATTAACTGCAATTACAACCATTCTTGGTTTATTACCCTTAACAATTGGTTTAAATATCGATTTTATTGGTATGCTTAAATTTGATTTTCACAATGTGATTGAGTGGGGTGCTGAGAGTTCACAATGGTGGGCAAATATGGGTGTCGCGGTAATATTCGGTTTATTGTTCGCTACAGCATTAACTTTGGTGATTGTGCCTGTTATGTATCACCTGCTGACTGGAATGGCCGACTGGGCCAGCAATCTATTTGGAAAAAAAGAGAAAAAATTAGCCGCATAG
- a CDS encoding efflux RND transporter periplasmic adaptor subunit: MKTILLTLFVFSSLILTSCSEESNAKTIETDKSISEEKVGIPVKISTLTGSQFEEYLNLTGVIKANSQVKIVAEESGILVKLLHEKGSYVKKGAALAIIENKVITANTAQAKASLHEAEINLKSNKVLFSKKAISDNQMKISELNFEKAKASYDLANARSEKLTVSAPISGYVNNRYADVGAYINPASPLFEIVDNSKMKVNIGVAERFIKFIKKGSEIELNFDAFPDLQINSKIDFVAKSIDPENRTFSVESSFANPQGKLAPEMVANIRLLKMKHENSIAIPIDALLDSERGRYVFVEQDNIAIKKNIEILAIESENVLVNGLNPEQRLVVVGHRLLSEGDTLQVIKD; this comes from the coding sequence ATGAAAACTATATTATTAACTCTTTTTGTTTTTAGCAGCTTAATTTTAACGAGTTGTTCGGAAGAAAGTAATGCTAAAACAATAGAAACGGATAAATCAATAAGTGAAGAGAAAGTTGGTATTCCTGTAAAAATTTCCACATTAACAGGTAGCCAATTTGAAGAATATCTCAATTTGACAGGTGTTATAAAGGCCAATAGCCAGGTTAAAATTGTGGCAGAAGAATCGGGAATATTGGTAAAGCTGCTTCATGAAAAAGGAAGTTATGTTAAAAAGGGCGCAGCGCTTGCTATTATTGAAAATAAAGTAATTACGGCAAATACCGCTCAGGCAAAAGCTTCATTACATGAAGCAGAGATAAACCTTAAAAGCAACAAAGTGCTGTTCTCAAAGAAGGCTATTTCTGATAATCAAATGAAAATCAGTGAGTTGAATTTTGAAAAAGCAAAAGCGTCTTATGATTTAGCTAATGCACGCTCAGAAAAGTTGACTGTTTCTGCCCCGATTTCCGGATATGTAAATAATCGATATGCAGATGTTGGTGCTTATATAAATCCGGCGTCCCCTTTATTTGAAATTGTTGATAACAGCAAAATGAAGGTCAATATTGGTGTTGCTGAAAGATTTATAAAATTTATAAAAAAGGGATCAGAAATTGAACTTAATTTTGATGCGTTTCCCGATTTACAAATTAACAGTAAAATAGATTTTGTTGCCAAAAGCATAGATCCTGAAAACAGAACATTTTCTGTGGAATCAAGTTTTGCAAATCCGCAGGGCAAACTTGCACCAGAAATGGTAGCGAATATTCGTTTGCTAAAAATGAAACATGAAAACAGCATTGCTATCCCTATTGATGCCTTACTTGATTCTGAAAGAGGCAGGTATGTATTTGTTGAGCAAGATAATATCGCAATAAAAAAGAATATTGAAATCTTAGCAATCGAATCTGAAAATGTATTGGTAAATGGTTTAAATCCGGAACAGCGTCTGGTTGTTGTTGGCCATCGTTTGCTAAGTGAAGGTGATACCTTGCAGGTAATTAAAGATTGA
- a CDS encoding TolC family protein, whose protein sequence is MKTFRITIIIFSFFALPICAENLDINATLKRAKEQSKELKLARAELDVAQANINEAWASALPNISADVNYSRNLKEQFFIIKTGAIPATFDSNGSQTQAAQPAGVQKFTFSFKNQYSVTAKLEQTLYSFGKVSTALDIAYDFEEYAELNYKYQRQQILTNTRIAFYNVLLMKQIFQVAKDSEESSKGNFNEAKTKFNSGVASEYEMLQAEVRWQNSIPTRIAANKNYLQALNSLKSILNIPLSEELELTGSMDDLPPIPEKVGAENVLTTRSDYKAIQLEGQMRDKNVDIEFANHLPKLSGDFTYNYSGQSDDFKIENDFDNYVIGINLNIPLYSGGFTSAQVQKARIESFKTETRIAQAKDKIEIELDNVQLNLQEAHQRIIASKKNVVTARRTFEIAESRWDNGLATQLELKDSRLFLDQAKVNWLTAQFDYLKAYFNWQMVTGRWDEE, encoded by the coding sequence ATGAAAACCTTTAGAATAACGATAATTATTTTTTCATTTTTTGCACTCCCAATTTGTGCAGAGAATTTGGATATTAACGCAACATTAAAACGCGCTAAGGAGCAAAGTAAGGAATTAAAACTTGCAAGGGCAGAATTGGACGTGGCACAGGCAAATATCAACGAAGCCTGGGCTTCTGCGCTTCCAAATATTTCTGCAGATGTAAACTATTCAAGAAATTTGAAGGAGCAATTCTTCATTATTAAAACTGGGGCAATTCCTGCTACCTTTGATTCAAATGGATCGCAAACTCAGGCTGCTCAACCAGCAGGCGTACAAAAGTTTACATTTTCGTTCAAGAACCAATACTCAGTTACAGCAAAACTTGAGCAAACATTATATAGTTTTGGCAAAGTAAGCACTGCTTTAGATATTGCTTATGATTTTGAAGAGTACGCAGAATTAAATTATAAATACCAGCGTCAACAAATATTAACAAACACTCGGATTGCGTTTTATAATGTTTTGCTGATGAAACAAATATTTCAGGTAGCAAAAGATTCTGAAGAAAGCTCGAAAGGTAATTTTAACGAGGCTAAAACAAAATTTAATAGTGGTGTTGCCTCGGAATATGAAATGTTACAAGCAGAAGTTCGCTGGCAAAATAGCATACCTACACGCATTGCTGCTAATAAAAACTATCTACAGGCATTGAACAGTTTAAAATCAATTTTGAATATACCGTTATCGGAAGAATTGGAATTGACAGGTTCTATGGATGATTTACCGCCGATACCAGAAAAGGTTGGAGCTGAAAATGTATTAACAACTAGGTCGGATTACAAAGCCATTCAGCTAGAAGGCCAAATGCGCGATAAAAATGTGGATATAGAATTTGCAAATCATCTGCCCAAGTTATCAGGCGATTTTACATACAATTATTCCGGCCAATCGGATGATTTTAAAATTGAAAATGACTTTGACAATTATGTAATTGGCATAAACCTGAATATCCCGCTTTATTCAGGAGGCTTTACTTCTGCACAAGTCCAGAAAGCAAGAATTGAATCATTTAAAACAGAAACAAGAATTGCCCAGGCAAAAGATAAAATTGAAATAGAATTAGATAATGTTCAGTTGAATTTGCAAGAAGCACATCAAAGGATAATTGCATCAAAGAAAAATGTAGTAACAGCCAGACGGACATTTGAAATTGCTGAGTCTCGATGGGATAATGGTTTGGCAACTCAATTGGAGTTAAAAGACAGCCGTCTGTTTTTAGACCAGGCAAAAGTGAATTGGCTGACAGCACAGTTTGATTATTTAAAAGCTTATTTTAACTGGCAAATGGTTACCGGTAGATGGGATGAAGAATAA
- a CDS encoding DUF1343 domain-containing protein, with translation MPKNNLIEGEVIHKPHVSESKKVILGVENFLAGHVGLIKGKRVGLVTNQSGVNRSLQSTADLLFHHPDINLKALYGPEHGIRGDIFAGHKISTQTDPKTGLTVYSLYGKTRKPTKEMLNGIDVIIFDIQDIGVRSYTFISTMGVVIEAAAENDKEVIILDRPNPIGGVKVEGNIVHDGYFSFIGYFPIAYRHGMTVGEIAKMHNTEKNIGAKLTIIPLKNWNRSMLWNETGLPWIPTSPHVPDWESSLFLAATGTFGELHVLSEGVGYTMPFEFVGAPWIKSDEFATALNNLNLSGIIFRPVSFKPYYFRLKDQQCQGVQLHIIDYNTFDSFTCGLHIMKTTMDLYPDHDLFANKNRISSFNKVMGSDLITTGLQTGKSVDQLEKEWQQELNEFKKIRTKYLLY, from the coding sequence ATGCCCAAAAACAATCTTATAGAGGGCGAAGTAATTCATAAACCACACGTTTCAGAAAGCAAAAAAGTGATACTCGGTGTAGAAAATTTCCTGGCCGGGCATGTTGGGTTAATAAAAGGAAAACGGGTAGGACTTGTAACAAATCAAAGCGGTGTAAACAGGTCACTTCAATCTACAGCCGATCTTCTTTTTCACCATCCGGATATTAACCTAAAAGCGCTTTATGGCCCGGAACATGGAATTCGCGGAGATATATTTGCCGGTCATAAAATTTCTACTCAAACCGACCCTAAAACTGGTTTGACTGTATACAGCTTGTATGGTAAAACACGAAAACCAACAAAAGAAATGCTGAATGGTATTGATGTAATTATTTTTGATATTCAGGATATTGGAGTTCGAAGCTATACTTTTATTTCAACCATGGGTGTGGTTATTGAAGCTGCAGCCGAAAATGACAAAGAAGTTATCATTCTTGATCGCCCTAATCCAATTGGTGGAGTGAAAGTTGAAGGGAATATTGTACATGATGGATATTTTTCATTTATTGGATATTTTCCTATCGCGTACCGACATGGAATGACCGTTGGCGAAATTGCCAAAATGCATAACACCGAAAAAAATATTGGTGCAAAACTGACAATTATTCCGCTAAAAAACTGGAATCGTTCAATGCTTTGGAATGAAACAGGTTTACCCTGGATTCCAACATCTCCTCATGTTCCAGATTGGGAATCATCTTTATTTTTAGCTGCAACCGGAACATTTGGAGAATTGCATGTTTTGTCCGAAGGTGTTGGCTATACAATGCCATTTGAGTTTGTTGGCGCTCCATGGATTAAATCGGATGAATTTGCGACCGCATTGAACAATCTAAATCTTTCCGGAATAATTTTCAGACCTGTTTCTTTTAAGCCTTATTATTTTCGTTTAAAAGATCAGCAATGCCAAGGTGTGCAACTGCATATAATTGATTATAATACTTTTGACAGCTTTACCTGTGGCTTGCATATCATGAAAACCACTATGGATTTATACCCGGATCATGATCTATTTGCCAACAAAAACCGAATATCTTCTTTCAATAAAGTTATGGGAAGTGATTTAATAACAACTGGTTTACAAACCGGCAAAAGTGTCGATCAATTAGAAAAAGAGTGGCAACAAGAATTAAATGAATTTAAAAAAATAAGAACTAAGTATTTACTCTACTAA
- a CDS encoding glycosyltransferase family 2 protein gives MSNTDTSVVLFYSDENGGIDSVVKTLHSLAIQKSDLEIFIIDISNENVSVNTFKEAFNSNESLNQIHIIKCDKDETFGTQLNKAFESVTKTHVLFLDNRSNQIIMKNGSVDLFKLATQRSKNCGLVYADYELAQSDSVKEVKLLKHHIGRVRDNQDFGKVFFLSKAALNNVSYANGKLKFNTLYDLRLRLSEKYELLHLANRYSGSLYSIIAEDKSQNVFDYLLASKESQLEAEEVLGNHLKNISANLEAGNFYMPRPSAPQNATLKASVIIPTNNRPDFIATAIESVQAQTIKEVEVIVVVNGGDDDPTVQSVRKYLPGGEKYDPDKPGVQLLEYDINNLGLCLNMGAQYAKGEYYVQLDSDDRLKPDAVEKILAVYKEDPNIGMVIGSYEVWEKQENGEITRMEDLPVVTHDEWTESNGRNNLLRINGAGAPRSIPIELIRQVGFSVNEEPYCRNYGEDYGMVLKLSEKHRIGRVWDAIYEVIRHSGGTDHSIDQETIDRNDEAKDYMRQEAISRRIKLNNEK, from the coding sequence ATGTCTAATACAGACACATCTGTAGTTTTATTTTATTCTGATGAGAATGGCGGAATTGATTCCGTTGTAAAAACGCTTCACTCACTTGCAATTCAAAAAAGTGATCTGGAAATTTTTATTATCGACATTTCAAATGAAAACGTTTCAGTCAACACTTTTAAAGAAGCATTCAATTCAAATGAATCTTTAAATCAAATCCACATTATTAAATGCGACAAAGACGAAACCTTTGGCACACAGCTAAACAAGGCTTTTGAATCTGTAACAAAAACCCATGTTTTGTTTCTTGACAACCGTAGCAATCAAATCATTATGAAAAACGGTTCTGTGGATTTATTTAAACTGGCTACCCAAAGAAGTAAAAATTGCGGACTGGTTTACGCCGATTATGAATTGGCCCAAAGTGATTCTGTAAAAGAAGTAAAACTGCTTAAACATCATATTGGCCGTGTACGTGATAATCAGGATTTTGGAAAAGTATTCTTTTTATCAAAAGCTGCTTTGAACAACGTGTCTTATGCAAATGGAAAATTAAAATTTAACACACTTTATGATTTACGATTACGCCTTTCAGAAAAATATGAACTGTTACATTTAGCGAACCGCTATTCAGGATCATTATACAGCATTATTGCAGAAGATAAATCGCAAAATGTTTTTGATTATCTATTAGCAAGCAAAGAAAGCCAGCTTGAAGCAGAAGAAGTACTTGGAAATCACTTAAAAAACATTTCAGCTAATCTGGAAGCAGGGAATTTTTACATGCCCCGCCCTTCCGCTCCACAAAATGCAACTTTGAAAGCATCAGTAATAATACCAACAAACAACCGCCCTGATTTTATTGCAACAGCGATTGAATCGGTTCAGGCGCAAACCATTAAAGAGGTTGAAGTAATTGTTGTTGTAAATGGCGGAGATGATGATCCGACCGTGCAAAGTGTAAGGAAATATCTACCGGGTGGTGAAAAATACGATCCAGACAAACCCGGCGTTCAGCTTTTGGAATACGATATTAACAACCTTGGGTTATGCCTCAATATGGGTGCCCAATATGCAAAAGGTGAATATTATGTTCAACTCGATTCAGATGACCGCCTTAAGCCGGATGCTGTTGAAAAAATATTGGCTGTGTATAAAGAAGATCCAAACATTGGAATGGTAATTGGCTCTTATGAAGTTTGGGAAAAGCAGGAAAATGGTGAAATTACCAGAATGGAAGATTTACCAGTTGTTACCCATGATGAATGGACTGAAAGCAATGGCAGGAACAATCTTTTGCGTATAAATGGTGCAGGCGCCCCACGGTCTATTCCAATTGAATTAATACGCCAGGTTGGTTTTAGTGTAAATGAAGAACCTTATTGCAGAAACTATGGTGAAGATTATGGAATGGTTTTAAAATTAAGTGAAAAACACCGTATTGGGCGTGTCTGGGATGCAATTTATGAAGTTATTCGCCATTCCGGTGGAACTGACCACAGCATTGATCAGGAAACAATTGACCGCAATGATGAAGCGAAAGATTATATGCGCCAGGAAGCAATTTCCAGACGGATTAAACTTAATAACGAGAAATAA
- a CDS encoding ROK family protein, with the protein MNKLLIIGIDGGATKVNAWETVFDEKNKFFSLGQFHSEKKYSEIPGFLETFKPVDVKLQLEQQGDKPIPVTKNEMQQETVYVEACAHVIEKIVNEKGINQVLIGLGMPGLKTADKRGIGVVANGPRMINYSNLLEQRLQSVNIELISPIDHLGSDADYCGIGENFSDIGALKDYDNVYYLGGGTGVADALKIDAELIPLDNTKEWFAKTWEFMSDEGKSLERYCSANGIQSIYAELAAKEVSELNKAGIFPPQIAQLANEGDKHAKHTFDILVNKLSHLLYSRITTLFAGWQNNFNFMNANRPTLNTSHPHLGKYFDKIVVGQRLGDLYNSEDTASLLKLPLLGKLKNLISKSSVLDTAAKDYYTNIEQVITVSKLRDAPALGAGIDAFFSWQD; encoded by the coding sequence ATGAATAAACTATTAATAATTGGCATAGATGGCGGAGCAACAAAAGTAAATGCCTGGGAAACTGTTTTTGACGAAAAAAATAAATTTTTCTCTTTGGGGCAATTTCATTCTGAAAAAAAATATAGTGAAATACCCGGTTTTTTAGAAACGTTCAAACCGGTGGATGTAAAACTTCAGCTTGAACAACAGGGAGATAAGCCAATTCCGGTAACAAAAAATGAGATGCAGCAGGAAACTGTATATGTTGAGGCCTGTGCACATGTTATCGAGAAAATTGTTAATGAAAAAGGTATTAACCAAGTTCTGATCGGGCTTGGAATGCCAGGTTTAAAAACTGCCGATAAAAGAGGTATTGGTGTAGTTGCCAACGGCCCAAGAATGATAAATTATTCAAACCTGCTTGAACAACGCCTTCAGTCTGTAAATATTGAACTTATTTCACCTATTGATCATCTGGGTAGTGATGCAGATTATTGTGGCATAGGAGAAAATTTCTCGGACATTGGTGCCCTGAAAGATTACGATAACGTCTATTACCTTGGTGGTGGAACCGGTGTTGCTGATGCATTAAAAATCGATGCAGAGTTAATTCCATTGGACAATACAAAAGAATGGTTTGCCAAAACATGGGAATTTATGAGTGATGAAGGCAAATCGCTGGAACGATATTGTTCTGCTAATGGGATCCAAAGCATTTATGCAGAGCTGGCTGCCAAAGAAGTTTCCGAATTAAACAAGGCGGGTATTTTTCCACCACAGATTGCACAGCTTGCAAACGAAGGCGATAAGCATGCAAAACATACTTTTGATATTTTAGTTAATAAACTATCGCATTTGCTTTATTCCCGAATTACAACCCTTTTTGCAGGTTGGCAGAATAATTTTAATTTTATGAATGCAAATAGACCTACTTTAAATACGAGCCACCCACACCTAGGCAAATATTTTGATAAAATTGTAGTCGGACAGCGTCTTGGTGACCTTTATAATTCTGAAGATACAGCAAGTTTGCTTAAATTACCTTTATTGGGAAAATTAAAAAATCTGATTTCAAAAAGCTCTGTTCTCGATACTGCAGCTAAGGATTATTACACCAATATTGAACAAGTTATTACTGTTTCTAAGCTACGGGATGCTCCTGCATTGGGTGCTGGAATTGATGCTTTTTTTAGTTGGCAGGATTAA